The Paenibacillus spongiae nucleotide sequence TTGCCTCCGTCAATACAAAGCCAGCCCGCGTGAACGCTTCCGCATGATAAGGAAGTATTCCGTACGCTTGAATGGATTTCCCCTTGTCGGATATCTCGGCCAGGTATTTCTTTAACACGGTCAGTACCTGATATACATCTGTATACGGCGGCTCCAGAAAGAAGGAGGAGAGCTCATTGGGCTCCAGGCAGACGCCGCCTATTCGCTTGGTCCGAAACGTAATCCAATAGCAGGGCGCGTCATCCCCGAAGATGGCCAAGCGCCGCTCCCAGCTTTGCCTGAAAAAAATATTTTCGCGATACGTACTATAATGAACGGCGAACGCTCCAGGATCCGCTTGCAATAATCCAAATCCGCCTTCGAGCTTCGTTTCCACCGAAAGGCCTCCTCTACTGATCTGTTAGATGAAACGAATGAATGGAACATAAACCGCTGCGCAGGCATAACGCTCTTCATTCGTTCAATCTATTTAGTGTAGCAGAAAGACCTTTCCGCAGCCGGGAAATAACGGCTATAGCCATTTTCCCCGTCATCGTCGGGATAAAAAATTAAAGAGCAAGACCACTACATCAGCGGCCTTGCCCCGTTATGTCATATTCTCATGCATCCGGCAGCGGCTTTCGTCCTTGAAACCCGTCATGCCAGCCATGATAATGCGTGATTCGTTCTTCTCCTTCTTTCCAGCAAATGAGCACATGCTCCCCGTCGATCACGGCAGGAAAGTCGATTAAACCGGGATTGACCATCTTCAGAAGCACCCCTTTGCGCTCGAAGTTCGCCACGAGGAGATCCGCTTCGACCCGCATAAAGTCGAGCTGCCCTTCCGCTTCGAAGAAGGGATCCTTCTCATCTGCGTGACTGAAGGATTTCCCGCTATAGCTGGCTTTGCCCTTCTCCAGCTCCAAATACCGCTCTTCAAACTGCTTGGCAAGGGTGCGCAGCCGTATGAGATCCGCCTTCAGCTGGGGCAGCAGCGCATTCGCTTCGTCCAAGGTAAATGTTTTCTTGTCCATGTCGCATCCACTCCTTACCCCAAAGTGTACTTGATTGCGGCGTTATTTTCCAATGTGAATGCTTTAACCTAAAATCCGAGAAGTCCCCTACCTCTAAACTTCCTAACTCACGTAGTGAGCGTGTAGGTGGGGAATGAATCGGTGCTTTTAGTATTCTGTTTGTCGATAATATACGAACGTACATTCCTTTTTTGTGGTATAATCGACGAATTGGGGTGATCACGTGAATAAGGCTTATCGGTTCAGAATCTATCCCACAACAGAGCAAGAGACGATGATTGTTAAAACATTTGGCTGTGTTCGGTTTCTCTACAATCGGATGTTGGCTGAACGTCAAGTCAAGTATGAATGTTATAAAGCAGATAAGCAGCAACTGAAGCAGCAGAGGTATCGGACACCGGCATCGTTCAAGATGGAGTTCGACTGGCTGCGAGAAGTGGACAGCCTCGCCTTGTGCAATGCGGAGCTAAACCTGAAGACCGCCTTCCGGAACTTCTTTCGTGACAAGCACATGGGGTATCCGAAGTTCAAGAGTCGGAAAAACCCGGTGCAGAGCTACACAACCAATAATCAGAAGGGGACGGTTCGAATCGCAGCAGACGGGAAGCATGTCCGTATCCCTAAACTTGGTATGATCCGAATCAAGCTCCACCGGCAAATTCCGGATGGACATGTCATCAAATCGGCAACGATCAGCCGCAATTCAAATGGAAAATACCACATTTCGATCCTGACCGAGTATGCGGCAGACATCGAACATACGATCCCCCGTCGTGAAAAAGTACTGGGCCTGGATTATAGTTCAAAGACGTTATATATCGACCACACCGGCACATCCGCAAACTATCCGAGATATCTGCGTCAGATGGAAGTTCGGCTGAAGCGAGCACAGAGAGTCCTCTCCAGAAGGGAAAAGGGTGGGTCGAACTGGAAGAAACAAAAACTTCGGTTAGCCCGTCTCCATGAGAAAGTATCCAATCAGCGGAAAGATTTCCTGCACAAAGAGAGTCGGCAACTAGCGGAAGCTTGGGATGCAGTCGTTGTGGAAGATCTGAACATGAAAATAATGTCCCAATCCCTATCTCTTTCGAAAAGCAACGATGGATAACGGAAACGGCATGTTCAGGGCGTTCCTTGGGTATAAACTGGCTGAACGTGGTAAGCCGCTTGTTCGGATCGATAAATGGTATCCTTCGAGCAAACTTTGCAGAACGTGTGGCACGATCAACACGAAACTGACACTTAAGGATCGAGTCTGGGTCTGTGAAGGTTGTGGTACGCTCCATCAGAGGGATGAAAATGCTGCCGGAAACATACGGGCCGAAGGGATTAGAATGCTAGGCATGACATAGATGAATAGAGAACCGCCGGGCAGGCGGAGATAGCCCAGTAATGATAGCTAGATTATTAGGTATGTCCTGGGAAGCCCCCACTTCTATAAGTGGTGGGAGCATGTCACTGATCCGTTTACAGGGCTATTCGCTCACGAAGTATTCGCTCCAAGAGGATCGCCACGCCATCCTCATCGTTCGAGGCCGTTACCTCGCTGGCTATTGCCTTCAATTCCGGGACGGCATTGGACATGGCAGCGGAATAACCGGCCATCCGGAACATCTCGATATCATTATGATCGTCGCCGAAAACGATGATTTGCGAGGGTCGTATTCCAGCATGTCCGCACAGCTTCAAGATACCGGTCGCTTTCGATACCGATTTATTCATGAATTGAATCAGTTTGCCCTGGTCGGTTACGACCATATTGGTCTCTTCGCCAAATTGCAGCCGCAGCTGTTCGCATTTCCCAGGCTCCTCGAATTCCGTCAGAAGTATCTTCGTCGCAGGATAGGTTTTGAGCTCGTCCAAGGTAACGATCATGGGGCGAAATTGGGGATTGTAGATGGTGCCGTCGCCGATTTCTTGGTTGGAGTACCACTGATCCCGGACCTCCAGACTGATGATGCACATAGGCATATGCTTGTAGCAGAAATCGATGATATTCGCCGCTGACGGCTGCGGAATTGGAATATGTTCTTCGATACCTGCCAGCGTATCGCATACCATTGCGCCATTATAGTAGACAAAGGAGGCGACTCCGAGTATCTCGAGGGGCAGCATCGCTTTCACGGAACGTGGAGGACGTGCGGTCGCAATGATGATTTTCATCCCCGCTTGATGACAGCTCATTACGGCTTGCAGATTTCGATCCGATACTTCCTTGTCCGAGTTCAGCAAGGTCCCGTCCAGATCTAATACAACTGCCTGCATATGGATTCACTCCATTCAGATCTAATACAACTGCCTGCATATGGATCTCCTTCACCCCGTCCATATATTTAATGAGAAACAGGTTTTAGTTTAATAATGGCGGAAGAATCAGCAGAAACACGGACAACCCCACTAGAGACAGCGTCATCGGCTTGGATAGCTTGATTCTCCCGCTTCCTTTATACCATCCCGAGAACTGCAGACTATTTCGATACAAGACATAAATGAAAAGGTAGATCGCCAGCCATACGAGCCACACATACGGGTTATGATCCAGCGTTATTCCAAACCATGAATAAACATGCTTGATAAGTGCGTCGAGTACGGCACCGCCGAGCAGCAAAATCACGATAACTCGCAACAGCTCCAGTATGAACCTTGTCATGTTGGCCCCCCTTAGGGTGATGGCGTCTATCCCCGCAGTTCTATTAATGGTTAAACTTTACCACCTTTAAGCAATATGAGCAAAAACAACTGCGGCTCGCTCGCCGACGAACCCCGCTCCGGCGTTCTAGCGCCCTAAAACGGTCTTACAGCTCTTCATGCCACGGGTTCGCCGTGCTGGAACGCCCTTTTTCGGCCTTACAGCCGCGGCTCGCTGTCCGACGAGCGGCGGCCGCCATACCGCGACCCAAACGTCCACAACAAAAAAAGAGGGCGCAGCGGTCGCGCCCTCTTCTTCACCGATTATTCGCCCGACAGGCTGCTTTCCTTCAAGATGACGTCATGGGCGCCGCCTTCGACGAGGCTGGTCGCCGACACAAGCGTAATGCGCGCATTGCGCTGCATCTCTTCGATGGATTTGGACCCGCAGTTGCACATGGTGGACTTGATTTTGCTGATCGTCTTGTCCAAGTTTTCCTGCAGACTGCCCGCATACGGCACATAGGAGTCGACGCCTTCTTCAAACAGCAGGCCGGACTTGCCGCCCGTATCGTACCGCTCCCAGTTGCGCGCACGGTTGGAGCCTTCGCCCCAAAATTCCTTCACGAAGTTGTTGCCCACTTTCAGCTTGCGCGTCGGGCTCTCGTCGAAACGGGCAAAATACCGCCCCATCATCACGAAATCCGCCCCCATGGAGAGCGCGAGCGTAATGTGGTAATCGTGCACGATGCCGCCGTCCGAGCAGATCGGCACATAGATGCCCGTTTCGTTAAAATATTGCTCCCGCGCCGCGGCAACCTCGATGACGGCCGAAGCTTGGCCGCGCCCGATCCCCTTCTGCTCCCGCGTAATACAGATGGAACCGCCGCCGATGCCGACCTTCACGAAGTCCGCTCCCGCTTCCACCAGATACAGGAAGCCTTCCCGGTCGACCACGTTGCCGGCGCCGATCTTCACGTCGAAGTTCGCCTTCACGTATTCGATCGTCTCGCGCTGCCACTCGGTATATCCATCCGACGAATCGATAACGAGCACGTCTACGCCCGCTTCCACGAGCGCAGGCACGCGTTCTTTGTAATCCTTGCTGTTAATGCCCGCGCCGACGATGTAGCTCTTGTTGGCATCCAGCAGCTCAAGCGGATATTCCTTGTGAGCGTCATAATCTTTGCGGAAGACGAGATAATCGAGACATTGATCCTCGTTAACGATAGGCAGAACGTTGAGCTTATGCTCCCAGATCAGATCGTTGGCTTCGGAGAGCGTAATGCCGGTTTTGCCATAAACGAGCGAATCGAACGGTGTCATGAAGGTGCTGATTTTCTTATCCCGCGCATCGCGGCTGATCCGGTAATCGCGGCTGGCCACAATGCCCAGCAGCTTGCCATTGGCGGTACCATCGTGCGTGATGGCGAAGGTGGAGTGAGCATACTTTTCCTTCAAGTTCAAAATATCCTGGAGGGTGTGGTCGGGGGTGAGGTTCGAGCGGCTGACGACGAAGCCTGCTTTGTAGCTTTTGACCTTGCGGATCATATTCGCCTGCTCTTCGATCGGCTGCGAGCCGAAGATGAAGGAGATGCCGCCGCATCTTGCAAGCGCTGCCGCCATCTTATCGTCGGAGACCGATTGCATGACCGCCGAGGAGAACGGAATGTTGAGCGAATACGCCGGTTTCTCGCCTTTCTTGTACTTAACTAACGGTGTCTTCAGACTAACGTTCGCCGGTGTGCAATCCTTTGTCGTTAAATTCGGAATGAGCAAATATTCACTGAACGTCCGTGATGGCTCATTGTAATACGTTGCCATGAAGAAGATCCCCCCTGCCCTTATTTGGGTAAATTTTTTCAATTCTATCATCCAATCAATAGGGCAGTCAAATGGAAATTTAGGGCAGGGGAAAATGCCGCAGCTTGTAACTTAATCCAACACTTTGCCAACTATAAACAAAGCCTTGAATCTCAAGGGATTCTAGCTTTGTTTTTTTGGCTCTTTGGATTTTGTAGTGGAATGAACAATTATAATTTCCTATTACTCGATGAACATTGAATTGAGGTTTACTTTATTATCTTCGCTTCTTGCCTCAAAAATAGCGGATATAAAAATAGGTGCAGGATCATTTCCTATATCCGCAAATAGAGTATGGATCATCCTTAAAAAATTTCCGCTGTGGTCAATCGGCAAAAGCCCTTTTCAACTTTGTGCTGTATCGCGATTTTGCTGACTTCTTTTCCGTAGCTGTTGGCGGGCCTCCGTTAACTCAAGTCGCTGTGATCGGACCACCTTTCATTGAAGACGGCGCGGCGAAGCGGTGGCAAGACTCCGCAAAGCTTCAAAAAGCTTTTGCCCGCCAATCGCGCTGCTTGGTTGGCAATGGCTTGTTTGGTGTTGCGAAGCGAATCCTTCACGGCGGCAAAGCCATATTTCAGCATTTGTGTCTCATAGCCTTCGATTGCAGGAAGCAGCGCCGATTCTCCTCGGTTGACGGATATCAATTGCCCGCAGATAAGGCACGCATCGCGGAGTGCGGTATTGGCGCCGATCCCTCCAGCCGGAGTCATGCTGTGAATTGCGTCACCGATCAGCGTAACATTTGTCGTCTTCCATGGTTTTACCGGAATCGATGTTCGGAAAGGGAACGCTTGGATTGTGGAGGGATCGGTTTCGGTAACGATTCTGCGCAGGTCGGGATGCCAATGATTGATCATCCGGTTAACCAGACCTTGTAAGGCATCTCCGCGCAGATTATCGGAAACGAAGAAGGGGTTATCCCGACGAGTAATGAAGGCCCAGAGAATGTAGTCACGGTTCTCAAGGTTTTGAAGGAGCTCTTCCGGATTCAAACCAACTGCCCTAATATCATCGCCTAGATGGAGTAAAATGTCGCTCTGTTTGAGCCGCCGTTGGAAAACGGCGGTGAAGAGGAAATGACGGGGCCCTAGTACAACGTTCATCCCGCGCTTAATTCGGTCAGGTAACCAGGTTCGAGTCCTGTCCGTCAACTCAAGTTTGCCGCCAATGCCGACGGCCCCCGTATCCACACGTTCGGCATGAGGCAAGAACTGACGACGCACCCTGGAGTTCGCGCCATCCGCTCCTATTAGAAGGTCGCCAATAGCCGTCGAACCGTCAGAGAAAAAGGCGGTGATCTTCCCGTCGGGAGATTGCTCGAAACGGACGAACTCTTTGTCAAAGATAACCATATCTTCGAGGCCGGCCAGCAGAATCTGACGCAACGTGAGCCGACTAACTGCATGGTGGCCTTCAGCGGGATCGTACACTCCACCGGTAAAAATCTCATCTTCAACAATGACGAGCTTCCGCAGCCGTTCGGTGAGAAAACCGAAACCTGTGCCGGGATTGCCAGCTGTAGCGACGAAAGCGTTCCATAAGACAGGAGGTAGACATTCGTGAAGCGATCGGCTGCCAGTCGGATCGATGTGAATGCGGTAACCCTGCTCGCGCGCTGTAGGGGTGCGGTCGCGTTCGTACACTGCGACACTGATGCCGGCTTGCTTCAGCCCCTGGGCCAAACATAAGCCGCCGATGCCCCCTCCTATAATGAGAATATGGAGCGGTGAAGCCATTCCGGCATTCCTTGATACGTTGAAAGGTGGCATTGAAAGTTGCGTCACCGCTCATCCTCCTTGTTCATTCAACATGGTTTGAACAATTTCAAGATCGGATTGGATTTCCACACTTGAATGTTGCGATTCATCACGGAAATAACGGAATTCAACTGGCCTTCGTTGTTTTTGAATCTTTGCCGGAGGTCCTCCAGCTCTCTTTGAATGTAGGAGATGTGCGCCTGGCAAAAGCTCACGTAATGGTCTATCATAGGGTGTGATTGCAGTTCAGCGAGACGAACGTGACATGCTCCCACCACTTATAGAAGTGGGGGCTTCCCTGGACATACCTAATAACCTAGATATCATTACTGGGCTATCTCCGCCTGCCCGGCGGTTCTCTATTCATCTATGCCCCCAGTCAATTAGTAATGACTGCTGATTTTGTAACTTTTGACTCGATATATGCAGCTAAGCCTAGCGAGATCCCCCAACCAAGGAACAGTGAGTACCATACATATCCCCATGCTGCCATCGGGCTTGCATCTTGTAAAGCAAAAGCGGGAGCGGACACAACGCGTCCGATTGCAAATTGAAACTTCAAAACAAAGAAGCTAAAACCCCATACGGATAATCCAGCACATCCGACCCATGCAGGAATGACCTTCAGCCATCTAGGGAGTTTCTCCCCCCATTGATAAACGAATGATAATCCGAACAGGGAAGCAAACACGGCCAGCACCCCCATAACCCAATAGCCAATGATTCGTGACTCCGCTTCGTCCGGTGCCGTTGCAAAATCTCCCGGGAAACCAAACGAAACTCCTAGGCCCCACCAAAAGTGCGGAAGAGCATATAACAACCCGCATACGAACGCCGCATACCCTGCCCAATTTTTTTTCTTAACGTTCATCGTTATCACCTCATAATTATCACATCTTCATCAACCGTGAGCCCGGCGCCGTTTGGATGATGTTCGATTATCTTTAGTTCGTTCCAAGAGCTGAAGAAACTGGCTTAATCTCGGCATTTAAACTCCTATTTTCCTCAGAGTAAAATACATCAGCCCTCTGGCTCATAACGTTCACAACACTAGCTGCTTATTCGTCCCGCGGGTCGCTCACGCCTACTTTAAACAGAACCGTCGGTTCCCGGTATTAATCCCAAAACGATCAGTATGAACGCAACGGCCAGCAAGATCCAGCTAGGATGAAGACGGCGAGTTACCCAAAGTGATATTACAGTACCATAAAGAAATGAACTGCCGGCAAGTAGGCCCGTCGCGAGCTTTGCACTCTGCTCGAACCAGATGGCGGCGACGATCAAGGCGAGCCCGCTGAGTAACCAGTTGAACGAGGTGAAATGTAAAAGCAACTTCAATAGCCTTTGCATCGGTGCAGATATCCGTCCATCCGCCACAAAAACCGCATCGATCTGCCTGATTATCAGCCGTTGCATCAGTATTCCGTGAACTACTGCCGTGCCGCCGCCGATAGCCCCGCCCGCCGTCAATGCAATACTATGCCAATCCATACCCATACACCTCCAGTGAATATGTCTCCATCACCATACCAACACATTTTCAACACCGCATACTTTTCGTTGATGCCATGCCTGTCAGAGATTCTTGTTGTTCGCAGTACGTTAAAGCGCGTGCCGCCGGATGGTCGCAAGAATCAGCCAGCGAATAAGAGCACTGAACGGTCGGATGAGCAGACAGACTGTCGATCAATCCAGTGGCAGCCCAGTTCTAATGTTTTATTCATCCAAGGCTCGTCGTCGATCGTGCAGCACGAGCAGAATGATCATCCCCATCATCACGCTCAGGACGATACCAGCCTCCGTGGTCAGCACCCGCAGCAGCGTGTACTCCGGGGAAAACTGCGAATCCGCGCGAATGGCGGAAAAGAAATTGTAAGAGAACAGCATTCCCGACGAAATCCATGCCGACGCCATAGGTGGCAGGAACCTTCGAGATCCGTTGCGGGAAGTTAGCGCCAACAGTCCCCACGCCCCCGCTATGGACCATGCTCCAGAACTCAACGTTAGCAGATGCCACCACACATCGCGTTCGCCCAGCCTCGCCGGATCAATGCCGAGCGTGCCACCCGCCGCCCAGAACACCTTGATGATACCCAGCAGGATACAGCCGGCTCCAACGAGCCTGGCCAAGGTATGCTGCAACTCCCAGGTATTTCCCTTCAACTTCCTATAGTCGAGTGAACCGCCGAATGCCTCCGGCCACCGTGCCTTTGCGTACCCGGCTAGGGCGATCGGCAAACAAATGCCGACTCCAACCAGCGAAACCATGACGAAGAATTGCTCGTAGACCCAGACGTCGGCGGCGCCCGCCTCCTTATCCCGAGACATGGCTGCCGGGCCGAGAACCGGTGCCAAGATCAGCATGGGAACGAGCAGACCGGTGCCCACCCACACGGGAAAGGCAACCAGCCATGCGGGTAGACGTGCACCCCACGGCCTGCTGAAAGCCAGCGCCAGCAGAATGCCGATAGTAGATAGGACTACGGTAGCTGCGTTGATCGCGCGCCAGCTAGCGTCACCCATCTGCTCGGTCGGTAAGAAGAGACCGAAAGTCCAAGCGACTTTAATCAGTAGATACGGAGTCACCGCTATGGCAGCGCTGTAGCCACAAATTCTACTCAGCTTCATCCAATGCGGAGCCTCCGGCTTTGCCGAAACTGTCATATTGTTAGATTGCATGTTTGTTACTTACCTCCTAGATAACTCTATCTGCTTATGGCGTGATCGGCTCAATTGTACAGTAGGAGCTAACCCGGCACATATCCGCCCAGGCATATGCAACATACCCTGCTATAATGTTCTCATCGCCTCATATCCCATTCTATCTCCCTTATCGAAAAGTAAAGTGACCTTAAGTTTAACTTTAGGTTAAATTCTTCCACGGGAGGGCTCTAGGTGCTCTCATCCTCGAATTCATTCATTACAGGAATGGCTCCTATATTGATTTACAAATATAAAAAAACACAGGCTATTGGCCTGTGCATAATGTAATCGAACTGGAAGTTGGGTTTTCAGCAATGGCCGCAACCCGATCTACGATCAACCGATCCTTATCTACAGTTAAAGAAGCTGCATGCAATTCATCTAAGATGACTCAAACTGAAGCTTCTTTTCCGTCCATATATACAATTGGCTTCCGTTTGCGCCGGATTCCAATTTCCAGTTCATGCCCATCTCCTTGGCCATCATCGATACGATGGACAACCCGATCCCCGCTCCTTTCTCAGGTGAATCACTTGAGGTGCCAGGACCTTTGTCTTTCACGACAAGCATCGTCAGCCCCTTGAGAACGACGATTTGAATGCCGATGTACCGGCCCGAACCAGCATGACGCACCACGTTCTGAAACACATTGTCAAGAATCCGGTTAAACCACAGCGGGTCGGCAACCCATGTTAACGGAAGCTCAGGCAGCTCGACATGTACATCAAAGCCCTTGTCCTCGAATACCGGATACCACTCGGCAACCCGGTTCCTGACTTCTTCAGCGATATCGATTGTTTGCAAGCGAAGCAAATACTTCCCCGCCGAAAGCAGTGTGTATGACAGAAGGTTATCCATCAGCTTGCCTACTTCATCCAGCTTATGCTCGATGACGGAAAGTGAAGCCTGTCCCTGGGAAGAAGCCGGGTCTTTGCGAACGGTATGGGCATGCTGCCGGATCACAGTCAGCGGCGTCCGGAGATCATGAGATATATTGGAAATGAATTGCTTGCGCAGCTCCTCCTCCTCCCGCTCCCGATTGCGGCTGTCCTTGAGCTCCCGGACCATCCGGTTAAATGCTCCTTCGAGCTCTCCGATCTCGTCATCCTTGCTAATAACTACTTCATCTGGAATCTCGTTTATACCGTTTACCTTCATTGCTGATTGAAGCTTGACCAGTCTTCTGCGAAGACGAACGAAGAAAAGCCAGGACAGTATGAAGAAGGATAGACAGATTATGAAAAACAAAAGGACAAGCAGCTTGTTTCCCGAAAGCGACATTTCCGCCGTAACGATATGGGATTCAGGGAGCCGCATCACCATAAACCCTTGCTTCGGATCGTCTCCGATTAGAGAGGTTATGGCAAACATCTCATGTACATAGTCTTGAGTCCGGAAGGTGAGAGCATCCATATAAGTCCACCGTTCGGGTATATCTTCCGGGCGGTTCATGACAGCATTCGTTTTCCCCGTCG carries:
- a CDS encoding DUF2203 domain-containing protein; protein product: MDKKTFTLDEANALLPQLKADLIRLRTLAKQFEERYLELEKGKASYSGKSFSHADEKDPFFEAEGQLDFMRVEADLLVANFERKGVLLKMVNPGLIDFPAVIDGEHVLICWKEGEERITHYHGWHDGFQGRKPLPDA
- a CDS encoding Cof-type HAD-IIB family hydrolase, which produces MQAVVLDLDGTLLNSDKEVSDRNLQAVMSCHQAGMKIIIATARPPRSVKAMLPLEILGVASFVYYNGAMVCDTLAGIEEHIPIPQPSAANIIDFCYKHMPMCIISLEVRDQWYSNQEIGDGTIYNPQFRPMIVTLDELKTYPATKILLTEFEEPGKCEQLRLQFGEETNMVVTDQGKLIQFMNKSVSKATGILKLCGHAGIRPSQIIVFGDDHNDIEMFRMAGYSAAMSNAVPELKAIASEVTASNDEDGVAILLERILRERIAL
- a CDS encoding IMP dehydrogenase → MATYYNEPSRTFSEYLLIPNLTTKDCTPANVSLKTPLVKYKKGEKPAYSLNIPFSSAVMQSVSDDKMAAALARCGGISFIFGSQPIEEQANMIRKVKSYKAGFVVSRSNLTPDHTLQDILNLKEKYAHSTFAITHDGTANGKLLGIVASRDYRISRDARDKKISTFMTPFDSLVYGKTGITLSEANDLIWEHKLNVLPIVNEDQCLDYLVFRKDYDAHKEYPLELLDANKSYIVGAGINSKDYKERVPALVEAGVDVLVIDSSDGYTEWQRETIEYVKANFDVKIGAGNVVDREGFLYLVEAGADFVKVGIGGGSICITREQKGIGRGQASAVIEVAAAREQYFNETGIYVPICSDGGIVHDYHITLALSMGADFVMMGRYFARFDESPTRKLKVGNNFVKEFWGEGSNRARNWERYDTGGKSGLLFEEGVDSYVPYAGSLQENLDKTISKIKSTMCNCGSKSIEEMQRNARITLVSATSLVEGGAHDVILKESSLSGE
- a CDS encoding FAD-dependent oxidoreductase; its protein translation is MTQLSMPPFNVSRNAGMASPLHILIIGGGIGGLCLAQGLKQAGISVAVYERDRTPTAREQGYRIHIDPTGSRSLHECLPPVLWNAFVATAGNPGTGFGFLTERLRKLVIVEDEIFTGGVYDPAEGHHAVSRLTLRQILLAGLEDMVIFDKEFVRFEQSPDGKITAFFSDGSTAIGDLLIGADGANSRVRRQFLPHAERVDTGAVGIGGKLELTDRTRTWLPDRIKRGMNVVLGPRHFLFTAVFQRRLKQSDILLHLGDDIRAVGLNPEELLQNLENRDYILWAFITRRDNPFFVSDNLRGDALQGLVNRMINHWHPDLRRIVTETDPSTIQAFPFRTSIPVKPWKTTNVTLIGDAIHSMTPAGGIGANTALRDACLICGQLISVNRGESALLPAIEGYETQMLKYGFAAVKDSLRNTKQAIANQAARLAGKSFLKLCGVLPPLRRAVFNERWSDHSDLS
- a CDS encoding DUF3995 domain-containing protein, encoding MNVKKKNWAGYAAFVCGLLYALPHFWWGLGVSFGFPGDFATAPDEAESRIIGYWVMGVLAVFASLFGLSFVYQWGEKLPRWLKVIPAWVGCAGLSVWGFSFFVLKFQFAIGRVVSAPAFALQDASPMAAWGYVWYSLFLGWGISLGLAAYIESKVTKSAVITN
- a CDS encoding HAMP domain-containing sensor histidine kinase, with translation MSKYLILILTALLLWPIIPAMFYLPGYMLRDHPLHRPEEITRMWRQEAVKLDGAGRDRIHERLGELNADYPDAEMFWVDPTGKTNAVMNRPEDIPERWTYMDALTFRTQDYVHEMFAITSLIGDDPKQGFMVMRLPESHIVTAEMSLSGNKLLVLLFFIICLSFFILSWLFFVRLRRRLVKLQSAMKVNGINEIPDEVVISKDDEIGELEGAFNRMVRELKDSRNREREEEELRKQFISNISHDLRTPLTVIRQHAHTVRKDPASSQGQASLSVIEHKLDEVGKLMDNLLSYTLLSAGKYLLRLQTIDIAEEVRNRVAEWYPVFEDKGFDVHVELPELPLTWVADPLWFNRILDNVFQNVVRHAGSGRYIGIQIVVLKGLTMLVVKDKGPGTSSDSPEKGAGIGLSIVSMMAKEMGMNWKLESGANGSQLYIWTEKKLQFESS